AGTTAAATAATTAATAAGATAAATTAAGATATTTAAAATAATAAATTACTATTTGTTGACTGTACACGCTTGATCGGTAAATGATAATTCATTTTTAAAAGTGCTATGATAGAATAACTTAATCACAAAGAACTTAAATGTTAATGCTATTTGATTTAAGTAAAGGAGGAAAAATGATGAATAAACATTTTAGCACACGAAACATTGTTGCAGTTGCTATTGGAGCAGCCCTATTTGGGATTTTGATGACTTACGGAGGGATTCCAGTTTTTACCAATACCAAGTTATCCACGGCTTACATCGTTCCTATCGTGGTTGGAGCCCTATTTGGACCGGTTCAAGCAGCCTTAGTTGGTTTGATTGGGAACGTCTTTGCGGATGCCTTAGGCGGAAGTGGTTTCTGGTTGGATTGGACCGTGGGCAATATGTTTGCTTGCTTCTTTATCGGCGCTTTAAAACTTTATGGTGCCGATATTCGTCGGGGCATCTTTACCGCTAAGCACGCGATGATTTATGCCTTGGTATCTGTTGTAGGATTAGAACTTTCTTTTGGTTTGATCACACCGCTCTTGACTAAGGTCTTCTACGGTGGTGAATTGGCCATTACCATCACTCAAGCCCAAGTGGCGGTT
The nucleotide sequence above comes from Aerococcus urinae. Encoded proteins:
- a CDS encoding ECF-type riboflavin transporter substrate-binding protein, producing the protein MNKHFSTRNIVAVAIGAALFGILMTYGGIPVFTNTKLSTAYIVPIVVGALFGPVQAALVGLIGNVFADALGGSGFWLDWTVGNMFACFFIGALKLYGADIRRGIFTAKHAMIYALVSVVGLELSFGLITPLLTKVFYGGELAITITQAQVAVLTNAIVVLVVGIPLLFTLAKRYRGTTNLVDEN